The Glycine soja cultivar W05 chromosome 8, ASM419377v2, whole genome shotgun sequence genome has a window encoding:
- the LOC114422469 gene encoding dynein regulatory complex subunit 6-like isoform X2 yields MSPPTTLFLALTPKFSSSPATATREPLSDRFSSSSSYCVRMGGACSRKQEWDNEDSLIRGLPRRYCKCGSLKWWTSSFSYPSVDFHLRKGECPSLLDLCIQKINEDIDKYNTFSMLPRDISQLIFNNLVYSRCLTSASLEAFRDCALQDLYLGEYDGVNDNWMGVISSQGSSLLSVDLSGSDVTDLGLTYLKDCESLISLNLNYCDQISDRGLECINGLSNLTSLSFRRNDSISAQGMSAFSGLVNLVKLDLERCPGIHGGLVHLRGLTKLESLNLKWCNCIKDYDMKPLSELASLKSLEISSSDVTDFGISFLKELPALSNLNLNRCLLSDNGCKKFSRLENLKVLNLGFNVITDACLVHLKGLTKLESLNLDSCKIGDEGLVNLAGHKQLNCLELSDTEVGSNGLHHLSGLSSLQKINLSFTMISDSSLRKLCGLSSLKSLNLDAYQITDAGLANLTSLTGLTDLDLFGARITDFGTNYLKKFKNLRSLEICGGGLTDTGVKNIKELSSLVCLNLSQNSNLTDKTLELISGLTGLVSLNVSNSRITNAGLQHLKTLKNLRSLTLESCKVTANDIKKLKSMYLPNLVSFRPG; encoded by the exons ATGTCCCCACCCACCACTCTTTTTCTTGCACTCACTCCCAAGTTTTCAAGTTCACCTGCAACAGCAACACGAGAGCCACTCAGTGAtcgcttctcttcttcttcatcttacTGTGTCAGG ATGGGGGGAGCATGTTCTAGGAAGCAAGAGTGGGATAACGAAGATAGTCTTATCAGAGGACTACCACGAAGATATTGCAAATGCGGAAGTTTGAAATGGTGGACATCCTCTTTTTCTTATCCATCTGTAGATTTTCACCTACGAAAAGGAGAATGTCCGTCACTGTTGGACTTATGCATACAGAAAATAAacgag GATATTGATAAATATAACACATTTTCTATGCTACCACGAGATATAAGTCAgctaattttcaataatttggTTTACTCCCGATGTCTAACCAGTGCTTCCCTTGAAGCTTTTCGAGATTGTGCTCTCCag GATCTTTACTTGGGAGAATATGATGGTGTTAATGATAATTGGATGGGCGTCATCTCATCCCAGGGTTCATCTTTACTTTCTGTGGATCTTTCTGGGTCTGATGTCACTGATTTAGGGCTGACATACCTTAAAGATTGTGAAAGTCTCATTTCCTTAAATCTAAATTACTGTGACCAAATTTCAGATCGTGGACTAGAGTGTATCAATg GTCTGTCAAACTTGACAAGTTTGAGTTTCAGAAGAAATGATTCAATTTCTGCTCAAGGAATGAGTGCCTTTTCCGGTCTTGTTAACTTGGTCAAGTTGGATTTGGAGAGATGTCCCGGGATTCATGGAGGCCTTGTTCATCTTCGAG GTTTGACCAAGTTGGAATCTCTCAATTTGAAGTGGTGTAACTGCATAAAAGATTATGATATGAAACCTCTTTCAG AGCTTGCAAGCCTGAAAAGTCTAGAGATTTCTTCCAGTGACGTCACTGATTTTGGCATCAGTTTTCTAAAAG AGCTTCCTGCACTGTCAAACTTGAATCTTAATAGATGCCTTCTCTCTGACAATGGGTGCAAAAAATTTTCAC GACTCGAAAATTTGAAAGTATTAAACTTGGGATTTAATGTCATAACAGATGCATGTTTAGTTCACTTGAAAG GATTGACAAAGTTGGAGAGCTTGAACCTTGATTCTTGTAAGATTGGTGATGAAGGATTGGTCAATTTGGCTG GCCATAAACAATTGAACTGCTTGGAATTGTCGGATACAGAAGTTGGAAGCAATGGGCTACACCATTTATCAG GGTTGTCTAGTCTGCAGAAAATAAATCTGTCTTTTACCATGATTAGTGATAGTAGTTTAAGGAAATTGTGCGGACTCTCATCTCTGAAGTCACTTAATTTGGATGCTTACCAAATTACTGATGCTGGGCTGGCAAACCTTACAA GTTTGACTGGCCTCACTGACCTGGATTTGTTTGGTGCACGAATCACAGATTTTGGGACAAACTATTTGAAAA AATTTAAGAACCTGAGGTCCTTGGAAATATGCGGTGGAGGATTGACTGATACTGgtgtgaaaaatattaaagagcTTTCTTCTCTAGTGTGCTTAAATTTATCACAAAACAGCAACCTTACAGACAAAACCCTGGAGTTAATTTCTG GGCTTACTGGGTTGGTTTCTTTGAATGTTTCAAATTCTCGTATCACTAATGCTGGACTGCAGCATTTGAAGACACTGAAGAACTTGAGATCTCTGACATTGGAGTCCTGTAAGGTGACAGCAAATGACATCAAGAAACTGAAATCAATGTACCTCCCAAATTTGGTAAGCTTTCGGCCTGGGTAG
- the LOC114422469 gene encoding EIN3-binding F-box protein 2-like isoform X3 translates to MGGACSRKQEWDNEDSLIRGLPRRYCKCGSLKWWTSSFSYPSVDFHLRKGECPSLLDLCIQKINEDIDKYNTFSMLPRDISQLIFNNLVYSRCLTSASLEAFRDCALQDLYLGEYDGVNDNWMGVISSQGSSLLSVDLSGSDVTDLGLTYLKDCESLISLNLNYCDQISDRGLECINGLSNLTSLSFRRNDSISAQGMSAFSGLVNLVKLDLERCPGIHGGLVHLRGLTKLESLNLKWCNCIKDYDMKPLSELASLKSLEISSSDVTDFGISFLKGLQKLALLNLEGCLVTAACLDSLAELPALSNLNLNRCLLSDNGCKKFSRLENLKVLNLGFNVITDACLVHLKGLTKLESLNLDSCKIGDEGLVNLAGHKQLNCLELSDTEVGSNGLHHLSGLSSLQKINLSFTMISDSSLRKLCGLSSLKSLNLDAYQITDAGLANLTSLTGLTDLDLFGARITDFGTNYLKKFKNLRSLEICGGGLTDTGVKNIKELSSLVCLNLSQNSNLTDKTLELISGLTGLVSLNVSNSRITNAGLQHLKTLKNLRSLTLESCKVTANDIKKLKSMYLPNLVSFRPG, encoded by the exons ATGGGGGGAGCATGTTCTAGGAAGCAAGAGTGGGATAACGAAGATAGTCTTATCAGAGGACTACCACGAAGATATTGCAAATGCGGAAGTTTGAAATGGTGGACATCCTCTTTTTCTTATCCATCTGTAGATTTTCACCTACGAAAAGGAGAATGTCCGTCACTGTTGGACTTATGCATACAGAAAATAAacgag GATATTGATAAATATAACACATTTTCTATGCTACCACGAGATATAAGTCAgctaattttcaataatttggTTTACTCCCGATGTCTAACCAGTGCTTCCCTTGAAGCTTTTCGAGATTGTGCTCTCCag GATCTTTACTTGGGAGAATATGATGGTGTTAATGATAATTGGATGGGCGTCATCTCATCCCAGGGTTCATCTTTACTTTCTGTGGATCTTTCTGGGTCTGATGTCACTGATTTAGGGCTGACATACCTTAAAGATTGTGAAAGTCTCATTTCCTTAAATCTAAATTACTGTGACCAAATTTCAGATCGTGGACTAGAGTGTATCAATg GTCTGTCAAACTTGACAAGTTTGAGTTTCAGAAGAAATGATTCAATTTCTGCTCAAGGAATGAGTGCCTTTTCCGGTCTTGTTAACTTGGTCAAGTTGGATTTGGAGAGATGTCCCGGGATTCATGGAGGCCTTGTTCATCTTCGAG GTTTGACCAAGTTGGAATCTCTCAATTTGAAGTGGTGTAACTGCATAAAAGATTATGATATGAAACCTCTTTCAG AGCTTGCAAGCCTGAAAAGTCTAGAGATTTCTTCCAGTGACGTCACTGATTTTGGCATCAGTTTTCTAAAAG GGTTACAGAAGCTTGCCCTTTTAAATTTGGAAGGGTGCCTTGTAACAGCTGCATGCTTGGATTCTCTTGCAG AGCTTCCTGCACTGTCAAACTTGAATCTTAATAGATGCCTTCTCTCTGACAATGGGTGCAAAAAATTTTCAC GACTCGAAAATTTGAAAGTATTAAACTTGGGATTTAATGTCATAACAGATGCATGTTTAGTTCACTTGAAAG GATTGACAAAGTTGGAGAGCTTGAACCTTGATTCTTGTAAGATTGGTGATGAAGGATTGGTCAATTTGGCTG GCCATAAACAATTGAACTGCTTGGAATTGTCGGATACAGAAGTTGGAAGCAATGGGCTACACCATTTATCAG GGTTGTCTAGTCTGCAGAAAATAAATCTGTCTTTTACCATGATTAGTGATAGTAGTTTAAGGAAATTGTGCGGACTCTCATCTCTGAAGTCACTTAATTTGGATGCTTACCAAATTACTGATGCTGGGCTGGCAAACCTTACAA GTTTGACTGGCCTCACTGACCTGGATTTGTTTGGTGCACGAATCACAGATTTTGGGACAAACTATTTGAAAA AATTTAAGAACCTGAGGTCCTTGGAAATATGCGGTGGAGGATTGACTGATACTGgtgtgaaaaatattaaagagcTTTCTTCTCTAGTGTGCTTAAATTTATCACAAAACAGCAACCTTACAGACAAAACCCTGGAGTTAATTTCTG GGCTTACTGGGTTGGTTTCTTTGAATGTTTCAAATTCTCGTATCACTAATGCTGGACTGCAGCATTTGAAGACACTGAAGAACTTGAGATCTCTGACATTGGAGTCCTGTAAGGTGACAGCAAATGACATCAAGAAACTGAAATCAATGTACCTCCCAAATTTGGTAAGCTTTCGGCCTGGGTAG
- the LOC114422469 gene encoding EIN3-binding F-box protein 2-like isoform X1 — protein MSPPTTLFLALTPKFSSSPATATREPLSDRFSSSSSYCVRMGGACSRKQEWDNEDSLIRGLPRRYCKCGSLKWWTSSFSYPSVDFHLRKGECPSLLDLCIQKINEDIDKYNTFSMLPRDISQLIFNNLVYSRCLTSASLEAFRDCALQDLYLGEYDGVNDNWMGVISSQGSSLLSVDLSGSDVTDLGLTYLKDCESLISLNLNYCDQISDRGLECINGLSNLTSLSFRRNDSISAQGMSAFSGLVNLVKLDLERCPGIHGGLVHLRGLTKLESLNLKWCNCIKDYDMKPLSELASLKSLEISSSDVTDFGISFLKGLQKLALLNLEGCLVTAACLDSLAELPALSNLNLNRCLLSDNGCKKFSRLENLKVLNLGFNVITDACLVHLKGLTKLESLNLDSCKIGDEGLVNLAGHKQLNCLELSDTEVGSNGLHHLSGLSSLQKINLSFTMISDSSLRKLCGLSSLKSLNLDAYQITDAGLANLTSLTGLTDLDLFGARITDFGTNYLKKFKNLRSLEICGGGLTDTGVKNIKELSSLVCLNLSQNSNLTDKTLELISGLTGLVSLNVSNSRITNAGLQHLKTLKNLRSLTLESCKVTANDIKKLKSMYLPNLVSFRPG, from the exons ATGTCCCCACCCACCACTCTTTTTCTTGCACTCACTCCCAAGTTTTCAAGTTCACCTGCAACAGCAACACGAGAGCCACTCAGTGAtcgcttctcttcttcttcatcttacTGTGTCAGG ATGGGGGGAGCATGTTCTAGGAAGCAAGAGTGGGATAACGAAGATAGTCTTATCAGAGGACTACCACGAAGATATTGCAAATGCGGAAGTTTGAAATGGTGGACATCCTCTTTTTCTTATCCATCTGTAGATTTTCACCTACGAAAAGGAGAATGTCCGTCACTGTTGGACTTATGCATACAGAAAATAAacgag GATATTGATAAATATAACACATTTTCTATGCTACCACGAGATATAAGTCAgctaattttcaataatttggTTTACTCCCGATGTCTAACCAGTGCTTCCCTTGAAGCTTTTCGAGATTGTGCTCTCCag GATCTTTACTTGGGAGAATATGATGGTGTTAATGATAATTGGATGGGCGTCATCTCATCCCAGGGTTCATCTTTACTTTCTGTGGATCTTTCTGGGTCTGATGTCACTGATTTAGGGCTGACATACCTTAAAGATTGTGAAAGTCTCATTTCCTTAAATCTAAATTACTGTGACCAAATTTCAGATCGTGGACTAGAGTGTATCAATg GTCTGTCAAACTTGACAAGTTTGAGTTTCAGAAGAAATGATTCAATTTCTGCTCAAGGAATGAGTGCCTTTTCCGGTCTTGTTAACTTGGTCAAGTTGGATTTGGAGAGATGTCCCGGGATTCATGGAGGCCTTGTTCATCTTCGAG GTTTGACCAAGTTGGAATCTCTCAATTTGAAGTGGTGTAACTGCATAAAAGATTATGATATGAAACCTCTTTCAG AGCTTGCAAGCCTGAAAAGTCTAGAGATTTCTTCCAGTGACGTCACTGATTTTGGCATCAGTTTTCTAAAAG GGTTACAGAAGCTTGCCCTTTTAAATTTGGAAGGGTGCCTTGTAACAGCTGCATGCTTGGATTCTCTTGCAG AGCTTCCTGCACTGTCAAACTTGAATCTTAATAGATGCCTTCTCTCTGACAATGGGTGCAAAAAATTTTCAC GACTCGAAAATTTGAAAGTATTAAACTTGGGATTTAATGTCATAACAGATGCATGTTTAGTTCACTTGAAAG GATTGACAAAGTTGGAGAGCTTGAACCTTGATTCTTGTAAGATTGGTGATGAAGGATTGGTCAATTTGGCTG GCCATAAACAATTGAACTGCTTGGAATTGTCGGATACAGAAGTTGGAAGCAATGGGCTACACCATTTATCAG GGTTGTCTAGTCTGCAGAAAATAAATCTGTCTTTTACCATGATTAGTGATAGTAGTTTAAGGAAATTGTGCGGACTCTCATCTCTGAAGTCACTTAATTTGGATGCTTACCAAATTACTGATGCTGGGCTGGCAAACCTTACAA GTTTGACTGGCCTCACTGACCTGGATTTGTTTGGTGCACGAATCACAGATTTTGGGACAAACTATTTGAAAA AATTTAAGAACCTGAGGTCCTTGGAAATATGCGGTGGAGGATTGACTGATACTGgtgtgaaaaatattaaagagcTTTCTTCTCTAGTGTGCTTAAATTTATCACAAAACAGCAACCTTACAGACAAAACCCTGGAGTTAATTTCTG GGCTTACTGGGTTGGTTTCTTTGAATGTTTCAAATTCTCGTATCACTAATGCTGGACTGCAGCATTTGAAGACACTGAAGAACTTGAGATCTCTGACATTGGAGTCCTGTAAGGTGACAGCAAATGACATCAAGAAACTGAAATCAATGTACCTCCCAAATTTGGTAAGCTTTCGGCCTGGGTAG